A stretch of DNA from Nitrosopumilus zosterae:
CTCACGTTCATTGATTTACAATATATTCATGTAAAGTTAGATTTCATTTAATGAGTAAAAAGCGATCAGTTTTTCTGATCTTTGTTTTGATGTTTTCATCAAGTATGTTATTTCAAGAAGCATATGGCCATTCCATGTTTAATTCAGCAGAGCAGTTTGAGGCAGGTTATAGGGTTCAAGTAGCCACATTGCCTGAATTTCCGCAAATTGGAGAACCATCTCAATTTTTAGTCAAAGTGACTAAGGGGTTTGAATATGAAGATGTTGATAGATTTACAATGGGAATTCGAGTTTTTTTTAATGGCCAACAAGTAGATGCAATCCCTCCCACATCCATTGAAGGGAATCATTGGGATTTTGATTATGTCTGGAGACAACAAGGGAATCATATTGTAAAAATTGACTTGTATGATATGTCAGAAAACGGAGTAATAACGTATACGTTTAACATGGGAACTCAAAGCCCATTCGGGATGATTTTCTTTGGTGCGATAATTGTTGGTGCCCTAGTTTTCACAGGGGTAATGATTTACATCTATATGCCAAAAATTTTCAAAAAATCTAAGCTGTAGGTTTCACAGTTATTCTAGAAATTCTAAATGCAAACAATGTTGTCAATAACACCATAGCAAAAAGCCAGATTCCAATGCCCAAGTGAATTGCAACTAGGACTGCATGAAGTTTTGTATCAATTACCAGTGCACCTAAGGTAATTTGAGTAATTACCAATCCGGTTGCAAGTGAACTTGTGATTTTTATTTTCAAGTTAGAATTCTTGTTAATCAGACTTGCAATCATGGTTGAAATTACTAGTAATCCGGTGGTTGCAGCAGTTGTTCTATGAATCCATTCAATTAGATATTCCTCAGAAGGCATCACTCCGTTAGGGCACAGAGGCCATTCAGGACAAGTCAGGCCAAGTCCTGCAGCTGAAATATAGCCACCAATAAACATCAAAGAATACAAAACAACCAATGTCGTTAATGCAAGATATTGTATAGCCAAAATTTCTCGTTTCTAGTTTACTGTAACTATACCGACCATCCAAGGATGAACCATACAAAAGTATGGATATTCACCTGCTTCATCTAGTGTTACTGAGAATGTATTTCCTGCCATAAACAAACTACTATCAAAGTTTCCGTCAGGGCCACCTGAAGGCGTTCCACTTGTAACAGTGTGAGCTGCTGAGTCATCATTTGACCAAGTGATTTCATCACCTGCTGAAACTGTAACATGATATGGAATATAGCATTCATTTGTTTCATCACATCCTGGAATGGATGAACCATCTGGGATGGATATTACTCCATCATATGCTACAGGTTCTGGTTCTGCAACTTCTTCCATTACCTCTGGTTCTGCAACTTCTTCCATTACCTCTGGTTCGGGTGCTGTTTCCATAACTTCTTCAACTGGAACATCACCTACAATGATTTTACCAACCATTCCTTGTTCTCTATGACCTGGAACAGTACAAATGTAATAGTAAGTTCCTTCTTCACCTGCGATAAATGTGGATTCTCCACCTTCTCCTGGTTTTAATGGATTAGATGCTGCTGCAACTTCACTTCCTGGAATAATTCCTCCAAATCCTTCATCTGCTGCTGTAACACCAAAAGAATGAAATGACTTGCCATGATTAACTACAGAGAAATTAATTTCATCTCCAACATTCATTGTAATTGTTGGATTATGATTTGGATCACCAGGTAATGCATTAAACGCTAAAGTTCTAAAGTCAGGAGATTCTATAAATGAAAGTTCAACTGGAATATGAACTCCGGTAAAAGCAGCTTGCACATCATGTTCAATAGTTTCACTCATCATACCCACAACAGGAGCTGGTTGTGAAATCCAATAGTCCCACATTGAAAAGAAGATTGCTCCGCCGACAATACAGATACCTAACATGATTATCATCATTTTTCCAGTTCTAGCTGGGGTTGTTCTGTAAACTTGGGAATTATCGTGACTCAACTTCATTTATCTCCTAGTGTGATGGGTTCTTTGCCTCAAATGGATAGTAATACTTGCCACCTACTCCGAATGGGTCTTCGGTATTTGCAAGTTTTCCTTTTCCTGAACTGTAAATCATGTTTGCCAAAAAGATTGCCATGCTGACACCAATAATCATTGCACCTACTGTAGCAATCTGGTTCATTGCAATCCATTCTGGGATTGGCGGATAATCGAAAATTCTTCTTGGCATTCCGTACAAGCCAAGTACGTGTTGTGTAAAGAATACCAAAACAGTTCCAATAAATGACATGACAAAATGAACCTTACCCATTGTTTCATTGTACATTCTTCCTGTTACATATGGGAACATGTAGTAGAGAAAACCAATTGAACCAAATGCAATGGTACCCATCACAAAGAGATGGAAGTGACCGACTACCCAGTATGTGTCGTGTGTTGTAAAGTCTAATGGCATTGCAGCGTTTGCAACACCGCCTGCACCTGCTGAAAAGAATAATGCAATGCCTCCAACTGCCCACATCATTGGGGTTGCAAATTTAATTCTGCCATTCCACATTGTTGCAATAAAGTTGAACACATGCATGGCAGATGCTGGAACTGCTGCAAGTGTTCCCACCATAAAGACTGTTTTTTCGGTAAATGACATTCCAGTTGCATACATGTGGTGTGCCCATGATGAAAAGCCGACAATAGATAACAAAACAAATGCAAAGACGCCAGAGTTGTAGCTGTAGATTGGTTTTCTTGAGAATCTTGGAATAATTTCATACATCATACCGATTGCTGGAATTACCAACACATACACCTCAGGATGGAACGTAAACCAGAACAAGTGTGCATATGCTATTGGATCCCCTCCCATTGCAGGATTGAAGAACCCACTTACACCAAGTCTGTCAGTTAGCAACATCAAAAGTGCTGCTGCAAATGTTGGAATTGCAACTAGAATAATCAAAGATGATGACAAAAATGACCATGCTAAAAGTGGGACTTGTCCAATTGACATGTCGGGGTGTTTACATTTGAGAATTGTAACAATAAAGTTGATTGCCCCTAATACGGATGAGATGCCAAGAATCTTTAATCCAAAAATCCACATGTCAGCAGCTGGGCCTGGTGCACTGATAATAGAGTATGGCGGAGTTGCATACCAAGTAAAGTCTGCAAATCCCAACCAGATGAGTGCGCCAGCTGGCGGAATCATCCAGAATGCAATTGCGTTGAGTTTTGGATATGCCATGTCTTTGTATCTAACCATGATTGGAACGTAGTAGTTGCCAACTGCAGATGCAAATGGAATGATGAACAAGAAGATTAGCGTTGTACCATGAACTGTAAAGATTCTGTTAAAGGTCATTGAATCACCAATAATTTGTGCACCTGGCAAGAACAACTCTGCTCTAATTGCAAGAGCCAAGGTTCCGCCTAAGAATAAGAATGCCAGTGATGAAATAAGATAAAGTAAACCTACATCAGTATGATGTGTTGAAAACATAATTTGCCAAATTGGACGTGGTTTTTGCAGTTCTAGAACCATTAGCTAAGTCCTCCAAGTGGTTGTGATAAAAGCGTTATCAAGATGAAGGCTCCTCCACAATTAACTTGCCTCTCATATTATAGTGAATCAATCCACAATACTCCCTGCATTGAATATCATGTTCTCCCACATCAGTTGGTGCAAACCATACAGTGTTAACTCTACCAGGGATCGCATCCATCAAAACAACGTAATCATGAATATTAAAAGAGTGATTGACATCTTTGGATTCTATTTCAAATTTGTAGGCTTTGCCTTTTTCAACATGTAACTCGCCAATTTCTTTTGTACCGTCTTCATGTTCAAAAGACCAGAACCATTGCTGTCCAGTAACTTTGATAATTTCTGCATCAGCAGGAACATGCTCTACTAGTCTTTCAGCCTCCCAAGCTTCTGCTCCTACCCAAACCATCAGTGCAGTTACGACTCCAATGTAAACCCATTCAGGCCAGTTAGAGTGTCCGCCCAATTCTACCAGTCCGTCCCCTCATATGGAGTTGGTTTTGCTTTGGGATGAGATTCTCTGAATCTCCAAACTTGCCAAATTATAGTACCGGATACAACAGCGCCAACAACAAATGCGATAGTCATCATTCTAAAAAATAAATTCCAAATAATTGCTCTACGATCAAGATATTCTCCAGGCTCATCACCTGCAGCAAACGCTGACTCTATAGCTGGAATAACCACTATAACTGCCAATACCAAGAATAATCCGACCAATTTCTTCATTAGCGATTGAATGACGTGGCCAATAATTTCTATTTAAGGGTTTTCAAGATTACTAGTTATATTCTAAGATCGAATCTTGATGGATGCATTACGTTAAGTCCTGAAAGTGAAAACTTTCGATCTTTTTCTCTAAAGAGATTAAGAGATGCATTCTCTATAATTAGCTCAAATAAATTAGTAGGAGACAAATCAACTATAGTAGACAGCATTGCTTTGATTGGATCCATATGAGTTACAAGAACTACATTTTCATCCGGATGTTTTTCAATGACGTGATCAACTATTCCCAAAACTCTTTTTTTGACTTCGGCAAAAGTTTCCACACCGTTATGAGCTATTTCTAGTTCACCATTATAAAATTTCATAAAGACATTACCATGACTGGTAAAAATTTCATCATATGGAACACCAGTGAATTTTCCCATATCAAGCTCAATCAATCTATCATCAATTGTAACATCAAGAGAGTTGTGTCCTCCGACAATTTCTGCAGTATGTTTTGCTCTCTCAATTGGACTAGAGTAAATTGCTGAAACATTCATGTGTTTTAGTAGTTCAGCGGTGTGTTCTGCTTGTTTAATTCCAACATCAGTTAATGGGACACCTTCTGTTCTTCCTGCTAGAATTCTCTCAACATTATTTTTTGCCTGACCGTGTCTTAGGAAAATGATATGTCCCAATCTGAACGGAATTCAAATAAAGATAATAATAAGATTGTCAGACGAATAATAATGAAGGTGGGAATTATTGGTGGTACTGGTGGCATGGGCAAAGGTTTTGCTCTGAGATGGTCACAAAATCATGATGTCATAGTTGGCTCTAGAGATGCTGCACGAGCGGCAGAGTCAGCAGTTGAATATACAAATCTTGCAAAAGAAGCATTTGGCGAAATTAAGGGATCAATTTCTGGAGGCGACAATGTTACTGTTGCAAAAGAAAGTGATGTTTTGATTTTATCAATTCCCTATGAGAATATTGATTCAGTGTGTTCTGGGATTTTACCTGAAATAAGAGACAGTTGTGTTGTAGTATCCCCAATTGTTCCAATGACAAAGACGGATGTTGGATTTGAGTGTGTTTCAATTAAGGAGAACAAGCCATTTTCATACAAACTTGTGTTAAATCATATGAAAGACAAATCAAAACTAGTTTCTGCATTTCATGTCATATCAGAGAAGAAACTAATCAATCCCACACTGGAATTAGATTACGACATATTTGTCTGCGGAGATGATGAATCAGTCAAAGTTGTCAATACTTTGATTGATGAAATAAAAGGATTGAGATCAATTTACTTGGGACCAATTGAGCTATCATATCTTGCTGAAATGTCAACACCGTTACTACTTAATGCAATGATTAGAAACAAGATAAAGAATCCTGGAATCAAAATCATCTAAATTTGATTTTCATTAATCATGAGTTACGAATACTACAGACGCGGTAGAAATTGGTTTACCGCAATCGGGGTATTATTTTGTGTGATGGGCGGAATTGTCCTGATTCAGCAGTTATTGATTTGGGGTCCGGAATTTGTTGAAGAGTTTCTGATAAATTCTGATTTTACCAACGAAAAAGTATCTGCTGCAATGATTGCCTTTGGGATTTTTATGATAGTATTGGGATTTAGAAAGCATGGGCAAAAGAGATGAATTCTTACAATCTCAGAAAATATTACGATTATCAACTATTGACAAAAAAACTCCGCACATAGTTCCTGTCTGGTACAGGTATAGTGGAAAAAAATTCTACATTGGAACAAACACTAAAACTGAAAAAGCAAAGAATGTAAAAAGAAACAAACATGTTGCATTTTGTGTGGATGTGGGAATAAAGTCACCTGATATTTATGGAGTAATGGGACAGGGAGAAGCCAGTCTGATTTTGGAAAATACCAAAGTAAAATTAATTGCAAAGAAAATTCTCTTACGATACTTTGATGATATCGAGAACAAATCTGCAAAAGAATTGCTAGATGATACTGATTGCATCATAGAGATAATTCCAAAAAAGTTTTCAGTTTGGAGTTACTGACTAACAAAGTCTTGGATTTTGTTCATTGCAGAATCCAGTATCTCAAGACTTGGAAGATACACCAGTCTGAAATGTCCACTGCCATATTGTTCTCCAAATCCTGAACCGTGGACTGTTAGCACACCTTTAGTTTCAAGTAACTTTGTTACAAATTCTTTGTCAGTTCCAAATCTATTGTCTTCAATTTTTGGAAATGCATAAAATGCACCTTTTGGATTGGGGCAAGAAAGTCCTGGCATTTCATTTAGCCGCTTTACAACCAAGTCTCTTCTTTTTTTGATTTCAGATACAAACTCGCTAATGTAATTTTGAGGACCGCGAAGCGATTCCAAAGCTGCATGTTGCACTGGAAGACTGGTTGCAATTCTTACTCTTGCTAATTTTGGCAAGTGTTCTCGTAGATTATCTAATTTGGATGATTGGTTAAATGCAATGTATCCAATTCTCCATCCAGACATCAGATGTACCTTGGAGAAACCATTAAGAACAATTACAGGCGAGTCTCCTGCGACTTTGCCAATCCCAACAAATTCATCATCAAAAATTATTTGATCATAAATTTCATCGCAGATAATGTATAGATTGTTTTGGTTTGCAATGTTTACTAGTTCTTTGAGGGATTTTTCGTTGAATACCACACCGGTTGGATTGTTTGGACTGATTAAACAAATAGCTACTGTCTTTGAGGTAATTTTGGATTTGATATCTTCAATGTCAGGTGTAGAGTTTTCCAAGTCTACTGCAAACTCTATTGGAACTCCGCCATGCAATCTAACATAGGAGGCATATGGAGGATAATACGGTCCAGGTAACAGCACTTCGTCACCTTCTTCGACAATTGATGATATCACCATGTCCAGTCCTTCAGAGACGCCGTTAGTGATTAGAATTTCATCAGATGATATGGATAGTCCTTTGGTATTTTCTTTTTTTGCTATCTCCTCTCTTAGTTCCAAGAGACCTTCAGATGTGGAATAGTAATTTTCACCTCTGTTAATTGCATCAATTAGAGCTTGTTTTACATTGTCAGGTGGCTGAAAGCCAAACTGCACAGGATCACCAATGTTCAGATAATCAACATTCATTCCTTTTTGTTGTACTTTGCGTGCAGCAACTACAATGTCTCTAATTGCATATTCCACTCCTACAACTTTTTTTGATACCTTCAAAGTATCTAGACAGATATTTAGGCCCGTTAAAATCTTACTTGTTTGGACTCGTTGCACAGTCTGGATAGTGCGAGCGGCTTCGAACCGCTAGGTCGAGGGATCGAAGCCCTCCGAGCCCTTTAGATTATCTTATAAAGTAAATTAATTGTAATTATGATGAAATGAAATTATCGTTATTCAAACTGGGATTGAGTTTAGTGATAATAGGAATGGTTTGGTGCTCATTTATTTTTGCAGAATCTGAAAAAACTAGTGATTCAATAATTCTAAAGCAGTCAAACTCTTTTGAATTAAAATCAGAGTTTATGGGAGAAGACATTGGATTTTACAAATTATTCATGCCAGAGTTTTCAGGCGAAGAGATTTTTGTGCAGATATTGGATTCTCAAGACAACGTAATTCAAGAGGAAAGAATTCAGACAAAAATGTCAGTTGGGTATTTTGACTTTGAAGACGGCACATTTACAATCAAAGTGACAAACATTTCAAAAACTCCAGTCGATTTGCAAATAGAATTTGGGGATACAAATTCTCATGAGATGGTTCCTGCAGGCATTTTGGTTCTTGCAGGAGCTGTTGCAATGATAATAATATCATATTTTAAAATTCAAAACTACAAGATAGAGCATCCAGAGGAGAATATCTCATAAACTTGAATGCATTGAATGGTATGGCCAAAAATCAGCACCAGATTAAAGATCAGCCAGGTTGTAAAAAACAAAAATGTAATTATTGAGAATGGAAGTAATAGTTTGAGTTTAGTGTGTTCTCTGTTTTTTAGGATTAGCACTCCGCCTAATGATGCAAGAACTAGACCCAGTTCCAGAGGCTGGTGAGACCAAGAGATCAAACCGTCAATACCAAAGAGATCATGAGATATTGAATCTCCAAATCCTGCAATTATTTGAACTATGGATCCTGCAATAACTAATTTAATTCCGGTTTTAAGAGAACCATGAACTGATCTTCTTAAAATCAACATGCTGCCCATGATTGCAGCACACGCAGTCATTGAGACTCCAGTGTACACTACCATGTGAGAAGGGCTCCAGAAAAATTCTGGTTCTTTTTGCAGATGAGATATTGCATCCCAGAATCCTGCTGAAACTACCACGACAGGGCCTAGTACTGCAAGAATTGAAACAAGAAAAACCAGAGTGCTAGATTTTGTAAGAGTGGAATTTGATAATCTTTGAATTAGTTTCATTTGTATTATTTAATGAAAGTGGGTTATTTGTAATATTGTAAGAATATTAGAAAAATTCGACATTATGGGTAATTTTGTGAATTAACTATATTAGATGATAAAATCAAGTTACTTTATGAGTCCTGGAATAGGATTAATGAAAAGGAGATTGGAAAAGGAAAAGGAGGCCATAGCTTTGGCAGTATCAGGTGTTGCAAAAAAATATGATGTAAAGCCTGACGATATCCAAACTTTGGAGACAAAATATCATGATGACGCAGGTGATTGGTATGTTGCATTAGGTTGGGGTGAGAAAAAGGCTGTTATTCAGATGGATTCTGTATTAGGTACAATTACAGAAATTAAGGAAATCTAAAAAATTCTCATTAATCTGGTTTTTAATTTTCATCTAACTCAGGTCATGATCCGTGCTAGTTATTTTATATTCATATGTGTCGCCAGTGAAACTGAAACAAAATTCAGAAGATTGAAAAACTCTAGAGTTACAAGAGATTTAATTATCTTGAATCGTTTTGAAAATATATGACCAGCGCAATTATTCTTGGCGGCTCCAGGGGAATAGGAAAGGCAATTGTCGAATCACTAAAATCCATAGATATTGACGTCTTTGCAGCCTCTAAAAACGACATAGATACATCAGATTTGGATAGTGTCAGGAAATTTTTGGGCAGTCATGGTAAAACGGACATACTGGTATTGAACACTGGCGGTCCCACACCAAAACCGTTCCATACCATTACTGAAGATGATTGGAAATTATATCACAATCAGTTGTTTTTGGGATTTTGTATGATATTACAAAACATCAAGATTAATGATAATGGGTATATCTTTTTGATCAGTTCAAGTGTAATCAAGGAACCGAACATGAAATTGATAATCTCTTCGGCTTATCGTGCTGCATTCAGCGAGGTTTTCAAAGTATTAAGCAAAGAATACGCTCAAAGAAACATCAGTTGTGTAAATATTGCTCCCGGACCAATCAATACGGATAGAACTCGAGAGTTAATTGAAAATATAGAGGAATACAAAAAATCATTACCCATGAGAAGACTAGGAGAGCCTGAAGAGATTGGAAATTTTGTCAAATCAATTATTGAAAACAAGATAAAGTATCTGTCAGGTGTAACAATTAATTTTGATGGTGCAAATTCAAACTATATTTACTAGAATTATTTTTTAAATTCAACATTTGGTGTGTCTGGTTGTCCTGCAATTGCAATCAATCCGCCTTCTCGTAGCTGTTGCAATAACTGCATGACTTCTTTTTCTACTTGGTTTCTCTGTAGGCCGGTTTGTTGAGCAAACACCTCAACTAGTTCTGTGACTTTGCGTTGTCCGTTACATGATTTCCAAAAATCAACTATTGCCTGATTCACCATGAATCCTTGATCATGCTCGTTGGCCAATACCATGGAGCCGTCTTCTTGTTGTACTAGTTTTCCAACTCCTTGAGGTAGGGCAGTTTCATAGTTTATTGGCGCAGGAGTATTCATTGCAGCGCCCATGTTTTTTAGTTTCATTTTTCCCTCATCAGTCATTTTATCCATTGACCATGCAGGTTCCCATACGATGTCAATTTTTACATTGTTCACTCCAGGAACTTTTTTTGCGTATCTTGTTGCATCCTGGACCAAAGTCTCATGTAAGGGGCATCCTTGAGTAGTCATTGTCATTTTTATGTTGACATCATTATTTTCTGCAACATCAATTCCATAGATTAATCCCATCTCCACTATGTTTAGAGGAACTTCGGGATCCATGCATTGTTTTAGAGATTCTTCAATGGCTTGTGGAGAAACGGTACTCATATTGTATATGGGACTTTGAAAAACAATAAAAACTTTCTATTAATTAGCTTGAAATAATTTTGGGATTGATTCTTCATATGGTGCTCTTGCAACGCCTTTTTCTGTGATAATTCCCGAAATTAGTTCAGGCGGAGTCATGTCAAATGCCGGATTTATGACATTAATATCATCAGGTGCCGTCTTTTTATCACCAATTCCAGTGACTTCGTTTCCTTTGCGCATCTCAATGATTACATCTTCTGCTTTGGTTTCCAAATCAATTGTGGATAACGGTGCTGCAACATAGAACGGGATTCCGTGCTGTTTGGCCATTGTTGCCACCTGATATGTTCCAATCTTGTTAAAGACATGGCCAGTCTTTACAATTCTGTCAGCCCCTACGACTACTTTGTTTACAAGTCCGTTTGCCATAGAGTAACCAACTGCAGTGTCTGGAATTAGACTTACATCAAATCCATCATGCTTTAGTTCAAAGGCTGTTAATCTTGAGCCCTGCTGGATTGGTCTAGTTTCCGTTGCTATGACTTTGATATTCTTTCCACTCTCTCTGGTTGCTCTAATTACACCTAGTGCAGTACCATATGCTACGGTAGCTAAAGCTCCTGCATTGCAATGAGTCATTATAGTATCATTATCATCAAAAAGAATAGAACCATTCTTTCCCATTGCCTTGTTGATTTCAATATCATCTTCGGCCATTTTTTTAGCAGTTTCAATTACTAGTTTTTTAATTTGCTCAACTGTTTCTCCTGTTTTTGCAATCTTCATGATTTTGTCCAATCCCCAACCCAAGTTTACTGCGGTAGGTCTTGTAGAATAGAGAATTTTTCTTGCTATTTCTAAATCTGAAATTAGTTCATCTTTTGTAGTTGCTTTGCTTTGCAAAACTGCTAGTGCCAATCCAAATGCACCGGACACTCCTATAGCTGGAGCACCTCTGACTATCAGAGTTTTGATGGCATCTGCAACTTGGTTAAAATCATCATATTCCACAAAGACAAGTTGGTTTGGAAGTTTGGTTTGATCTATCATTATTACTTTGTTGTTTTTCCACTCTACCGTTCGTAAGGAGGAATCAACTGCAGTATTGTCCATTATTCATATCAAAATTAGGCTTTTTAAAAATCAATTGGAAAAATGCTTTGTTAAATAATTCTCATTAATCTGAAAAATAATCACATCTGGAAACTAAAATAGAAATTGAATATACAATTAAAATTAGTCATTAAATTTCTTTCAAGAATTACTCAAGATAACACGCCAAAGTACAGGTGCGTATCAGATTTGATGGAACTTGAAAACACTAGAATTAGTATCACGCGCTTACTCTCGCGGCAGGAGAGAATACGATAAAGAGTACAAGTTTAAAGTAGATTCTAGTATTGTTGGTCCTTCGATGAGTGGGGAGTTTTATGATTCGTAGGTTCAGAGAAGGGCAGAAATAGATAGTCTCAAAAAATATCAGAAATCTATGAAATCATTAGGCAGAAGCAACCTTGCAAACATGTACTCTAATCTTCTCAAGGATTCTTAGATTTACAAATATCAAAACTATAAAAAGTGAATATTATTCATTGGTAAAAAATAACAGGTTGATGTATAGATAAATTTGCTGAAGAAGAAATGTAATTTGATCTTATATAAGCACCCATCTAATCACATCAGTACGCTAATGAAACACAAAAATATTTTAGCCATGATAAAGAAATAGACTTGTCAATTTGTATGAAAAATATTTATAAATCAATTAGTTTGATTGATTTTTTGGGTTTTGAGAGATAATTTTCTATCAAGCCATTTTCCAAATTATTTTTATATTTCAATAAAATTTCTTCGTTAAAATCAATTGTTTTATAGTATTTTTCATCAATACTCCATTGTTTAATACGATTCAATTTTTTACCTTCTTTGATCATTTCCATTATTTGTATCAAAGAATCAACACTTGATTGAATCACCTTGCATCCTACTGTGTGAACGTTATCTCCTAATTTGATTTTGGGTCTTGTATGACATATTATGTCGCCAGTATCAATACCAGAATCAAGATGTAAAATAGTTGAGCCGACATATTCCAATTCATTATTTACAAAAGGCCAAAAATTTGTTCCACTTCCTCTATAATATGGAGACAATCCCAAGTGAAGATTGATTGTACGATCAGGGGGCATTAAGGATAACAGTGGTTCTCGTATAATATATGAACCAAAAATAAACATCACATCAGGCTGAAATTTTTTGATTGTTTGATAAACATATTCAAGATTAACTTCTTTGTAAAGTATGGGTAAAGTTTTTGCAGTAAAGAAGTCATTGTTTGGAAAGAAAATTTTTTCAGTTTCATTTCGTAGTCTGAAATGTTCGCTTATTGTGGATTGATCTTCTAATCCAGTGCTTACGGAATCATTTTGTTTACATTCTGAGATAATTAATGTATCATCAGCTTTTGAGGCCAAAGAATTTGCCAAGAATTTGTGTCGAAGTCCGTTGCTAGTCAAAATGACAATTTTCATTCTTATTTTCCTATGATAATCTCTTTTATGATATTATTTAGTTTAAACGAAGTGTCACTGCTAGTAGGCTGATATCGACCTAATTCATACGGCGATGTATTTTTTGTATTAAGAATTTCTTTAACTGTAAAAGCAAGCTTGTATTCATTAGTTTTTTTGATTAATTCAGATGAAGATAAGCAATCATCTTTTCCGCCAAACGGATAACTGAATGAATTAACTTGTGTGTTAAATTTTTGTTCCAAATAATTTTTTGGAAATATGATTTCTTTTGCAAAATCGGCAAGATTTAATTCAGTTGCAGCAACAGAAATGTGTGAATGTGTGTGAGTTCCTATATAGTGACCCATTTCAAGTATTTTTCTAATTTGGCTTTCTGTTAGATGAATAATATCAAGTGGGTTTTTGTATTGAGTACAGAATAAATTTTTGTAAATATCTAAAAGAATTTTTCTAGAGTTATAGAATCCTAGTTTATACTTGAAAGTTGATTTTATTTTAGATATTGTATCCCAAACATTATCTGTATCTTTTGAATACTGTATATCAAATAATTTTTTATCAAGTTTATTATTTTCCAAAATTGTTCTAAATTCTTTTAAGAATTTTTCTACACCAAAAACTGCGATAGTGTAGTGAATTATTATTGGATTCGCAGGTAATTTTTCTTGCAATATACATGTAGGTATAAAGAAAATTGCAGATATGTTTAGTTCATATAGAATTTTTGCAGCAGTAAAGTGATCAGATAATCCGTCATCAAATGTTATAAGAACTCCCGAGCTTTTTTCATGAAAACCAGTGCCACCATAAGAAATATTCATGGCATCTTCAAGAGAAATTATTTGATAATTTTTTTGCAACATTGATAGATGATTTTGA
This window harbors:
- a CDS encoding PqqD family peptide modification chaperone encodes the protein MSTVSPQAIEESLKQCMDPEVPLNIVEMGLIYGIDVAENNDVNIKMTMTTQGCPLHETLVQDATRYAKKVPGVNNVKIDIVWEPAWSMDKMTDEGKMKLKNMGAAMNTPAPINYETALPQGVGKLVQQEDGSMVLANEHDQGFMVNQAIVDFWKSCNGQRKVTELVEVFAQQTGLQRNQVEKEVMQLLQQLREGGLIAIAGQPDTPNVEFKK
- a CDS encoding aminotransferase class I/II-fold pyridoxal phosphate-dependent enzyme; this encodes MKVSKKVVGVEYAIRDIVVAARKVQQKGMNVDYLNIGDPVQFGFQPPDNVKQALIDAINRGENYYSTSEGLLELREEIAKKENTKGLSISSDEILITNGVSEGLDMVISSIVEEGDEVLLPGPYYPPYASYVRLHGGVPIEFAVDLENSTPDIEDIKSKITSKTVAICLISPNNPTGVVFNEKSLKELVNIANQNNLYIICDEIYDQIIFDDEFVGIGKVAGDSPVIVLNGFSKVHLMSGWRIGYIAFNQSSKLDNLREHLPKLARVRIATSLPVQHAALESLRGPQNYISEFVSEIKKRRDLVVKRLNEMPGLSCPNPKGAFYAFPKIEDNRFGTDKEFVTKLLETKGVLTVHGSGFGEQYGSGHFRLVYLPSLEILDSAMNKIQDFVSQ
- a CDS encoding formyl transferase, which codes for MKIVILTSNGLRHKFLANSLASKADDTLIISECKQNDSVSTGLEDQSTISEHFRLRNETEKIFFPNNDFFTAKTLPILYKEVNLEYVYQTIKKFQPDVMFIFGSYIIREPLLSLMPPDRTINLHLGLSPYYRGSGTNFWPFVNNELEYVGSTILHLDSGIDTGDIICHTRPKIKLGDNVHTVGCKVIQSSVDSLIQIMEMIKEGKKLNRIKQWSIDEKYYKTIDFNEEILLKYKNNLENGLIENYLSKPKKSIKLIDL
- the mtnA gene encoding S-methyl-5-thioribose-1-phosphate isomerase, with product MDNTAVDSSLRTVEWKNNKVIMIDQTKLPNQLVFVEYDDFNQVADAIKTLIVRGAPAIGVSGAFGLALAVLQSKATTKDELISDLEIARKILYSTRPTAVNLGWGLDKIMKIAKTGETVEQIKKLVIETAKKMAEDDIEINKAMGKNGSILFDDNDTIMTHCNAGALATVAYGTALGVIRATRESGKNIKVIATETRPIQQGSRLTAFELKHDGFDVSLIPDTAVGYSMANGLVNKVVVGADRIVKTGHVFNKIGTYQVATMAKQHGIPFYVAAPLSTIDLETKAEDVIIEMRKGNEVTGIGDKKTAPDDINVINPAFDMTPPELISGIITEKGVARAPYEESIPKLFQAN
- a CDS encoding polysaccharide deacetylase family protein translates to MLQKNYQIISLEDAMNISYGGTGFHEKSSGVLITFDDGLSDHFTAAKILYELNISAIFFIPTCILQEKLPANPIIIHYTIAVFGVEKFLKEFRTILENNKLDKKLFDIQYSKDTDNVWDTISKIKSTFKYKLGFYNSRKILLDIYKNLFCTQYKNPLDIIHLTESQIRKILEMGHYIGTHTHSHISVAATELNLADFAKEIIFPKNYLEQKFNTQVNSFSYPFGGKDDCLSSSELIKKTNEYKLAFTVKEILNTKNTSPYELGRYQPTSSDTSFKLNNIIKEIIIGK
- a CDS encoding SDR family oxidoreductase, translated to MTSAIILGGSRGIGKAIVESLKSIDIDVFAASKNDIDTSDLDSVRKFLGSHGKTDILVLNTGGPTPKPFHTITEDDWKLYHNQLFLGFCMILQNIKINDNGYIFLISSSVIKEPNMKLIISSAYRAAFSEVFKVLSKEYAQRNISCVNIAPGPINTDRTRELIENIEEYKKSLPMRRLGEPEEIGNFVKSIIENKIKYLSGVTINFDGANSNYIY